Proteins co-encoded in one Meiothermus sp. genomic window:
- a CDS encoding homoserine dehydrogenase, with protein METVRVALMGGGTVGSAFAQLLPAHQARFSALGVKVELARVLVRDIEKSRPGIPSRLLTNNPEGFLDDVDVLMEVAGGTTTAGDLVLQALEMGLPVVTANKALLAERWNELREYAEQGDLHYEASVMAGTPIIGALQSLWGNQPLEMHGIVNGTCSYLIRRMEEGATYEQAFKEADDLGYLEADPNLDVGGIDSAHKICVLGRLTVDPGLSWEKVLRRTRGIQHLTPELLRQARAEGYAIKLVASLYPENGEWVAAVRPVRLPESHPLVTMGSGRNAMVYRGEPVGQLVFAGAGAGGGVTASAVLGDLYRVLLGTPGHLPIPSVAPLPQQAVEQLEEV; from the coding sequence ATGGAAACCGTGCGTGTGGCCCTGATGGGGGGCGGAACAGTCGGGAGCGCTTTTGCACAGCTTTTGCCCGCGCACCAGGCCCGCTTTAGTGCGCTAGGCGTCAAGGTCGAGCTGGCTCGAGTGCTGGTGCGCGACATAGAGAAAAGCCGCCCTGGCATTCCCTCGAGACTCCTGACCAACAACCCTGAGGGTTTTCTGGACGATGTGGACGTGCTGATGGAGGTAGCCGGGGGCACCACCACCGCCGGCGACCTGGTATTGCAGGCCCTGGAGATGGGCCTACCGGTGGTCACGGCCAACAAAGCTCTGCTGGCCGAGCGCTGGAACGAGCTCCGCGAATACGCCGAGCAGGGCGACCTGCATTATGAGGCCAGCGTGATGGCCGGAACGCCCATCATCGGGGCCTTGCAAAGCCTGTGGGGCAACCAGCCCCTGGAGATGCACGGCATTGTCAACGGCACCTGCAGCTACCTCATCCGGCGCATGGAAGAAGGCGCTACCTACGAACAGGCCTTCAAGGAAGCGGACGACCTGGGCTACCTCGAGGCCGACCCCAACCTGGACGTGGGCGGCATAGACTCGGCCCACAAGATTTGCGTGCTGGGCCGGCTCACGGTAGACCCTGGGCTCTCCTGGGAAAAGGTCTTGCGGCGCACTCGAGGCATCCAGCATCTCACCCCGGAGCTGCTCCGGCAAGCCCGGGCCGAAGGCTATGCCATCAAGCTGGTGGCCAGCCTCTACCCCGAAAATGGCGAATGGGTGGCGGCGGTACGCCCGGTGCGCCTGCCCGAGTCGCACCCGCTGGTTACCATGGGCAGCGGGCGCAACGCTATGGTTTATAGGGGCGAGCCGGTCGGGCAGTTGGTCTTTGCCGGGGCCGGGGCCGGTGGGGGTGTGACGGCCAGCGCCGTGCTGGGCGACCTGTACCGGGTGCTGCTCGGCACGCCCGGCCACCTGCCCATTCCCAGCGTGGCCCCCCTACCCCAGCAGGCCGTGGAGCAGCTCGAGGAGGTATGA
- a CDS encoding pyridoxal phosphate-dependent aminotransferase, which produces MRGLSKRVKTMKPSSTVAVNAKALELRRQGVDLIAMTAGEPDFDTPQFVKDAAARAMAAGKTKYAPPAGIPELREAISAKFKRENGLEIPPDQTVVTVGGKQALFNLFQAILDPGDEVIVIGPYWVSYPEMVRFAEGVPVEVNTGPESGFIPDPAEIERRITPRTKAIVVNSPGNPTGAVYPKEVLVAIAELANKYDCYIVSDEIYEHLIYEGEHFSPAHVAPDRTITVNGAAKAYAMTGWRIGYAGGPKDVIKGIIDVSSQSTTSPDTIAQWAMVEALNNVEEAQKFISMAREAYRARRGIIVDGLNALGLPTPKVSGAFYVLSDVSKIDPDENKAALKLLDEARVAVVPGTDFAAPHHVRFSYATSEENIRKALERIASIL; this is translated from the coding sequence ATGCGAGGCCTCTCCAAGCGCGTCAAAACCATGAAGCCGTCCTCCACCGTGGCGGTTAATGCCAAGGCCCTCGAGCTGCGCCGCCAGGGTGTCGACCTGATCGCCATGACCGCGGGCGAGCCTGACTTCGACACCCCGCAGTTCGTCAAGGACGCCGCCGCCCGGGCCATGGCCGCTGGCAAAACTAAGTACGCCCCACCGGCGGGCATCCCCGAGCTGCGCGAGGCCATCAGCGCCAAGTTCAAACGAGAAAACGGCCTCGAGATTCCCCCTGACCAGACCGTCGTGACCGTGGGTGGTAAGCAGGCCCTGTTCAACCTGTTCCAGGCCATCCTCGACCCCGGCGACGAGGTGATCGTAATTGGCCCTTACTGGGTGAGCTACCCCGAGATGGTGCGTTTCGCCGAGGGGGTGCCGGTGGAGGTCAATACCGGCCCCGAATCGGGCTTTATTCCCGACCCCGCCGAAATTGAGCGCAGGATAACGCCCCGTACCAAGGCCATCGTGGTTAATTCCCCCGGCAACCCCACCGGGGCGGTGTATCCCAAAGAGGTGCTGGTGGCTATCGCTGAGTTGGCTAATAAGTACGACTGCTACATCGTCTCCGACGAAATTTACGAGCACCTCATCTACGAGGGTGAACACTTCTCGCCCGCCCACGTAGCCCCCGACCGTACCATCACCGTCAACGGCGCGGCCAAGGCCTACGCCATGACCGGCTGGCGCATCGGCTACGCCGGCGGCCCCAAAGACGTGATCAAGGGCATTATTGATGTCTCCAGCCAGTCCACCACCAGCCCCGACACCATCGCCCAGTGGGCCATGGTGGAGGCCCTGAACAACGTGGAGGAGGCACAAAAGTTCATTTCCATGGCCCGCGAAGCCTACCGGGCTCGCCGCGGCATCATCGTGGACGGCCTGAACGCCCTGGGCCTGCCCACCCCCAAGGTGAGCGGGGCTTTTTATGTCCTCTCCGATGTTTCCAAAATCGACCCCGACGAGAACAAGGCAGCCCTCAAGCTGCTGGACGAGGCCCGGGTGGCGGTCGTACCGGGCACCGATTTCGCTGCACCCCACCACGTGCGCTTCAGCTACGCCACCAGCGAGGAAAACATCCGCAAGGCCCTGGAGCGCATTGCCTCCATTCTGTAG
- the thrC gene encoding threonine synthase, with amino-acid sequence MVRYYSTRDPHKKLVSFEEALLKGLAPDGGLYIPDRIPHIAPEAWLGARSIAEVGVAVLGEWLKEDIPVPDLETIVHDALNFPCPLVKLSDDLYVLELFHGPTLSFKDFGARTMARLMQYFLRQRGERRIILVATSGDTGSAVADGFAGQENIEVVLLYPKGKVSEVQERQLITQRPGVRSFAVEGTFDDCQRMVKEAFVDPELAHLPLSSANSINIGRLLPQALYYLWAAAQLHRHTQNTGVNFCVPSGNLGNLMAGILAALMGQPVHRFIAAHNDNHFFPDFLQGKAEAYQFHPTIATLSNAMDVGSPSNFERLYTLLGPEKLRAWVWGTTVSNEATLERMKKTYEATGYMACPHTAVGLEAQARYRQQTADPTPLISLACAHPAKFPDVVLKALGQEPPREPALQALYSRPTSVLTIGPTLQALKKFLHEL; translated from the coding sequence ATGGTTCGCTACTACAGCACCCGCGACCCCCATAAAAAACTGGTAAGTTTCGAGGAAGCCCTGCTCAAAGGGCTGGCCCCCGATGGGGGGCTGTACATCCCCGACCGCATTCCCCATATTGCACCGGAGGCCTGGCTGGGCGCCCGCTCCATCGCCGAGGTGGGCGTGGCCGTCCTGGGGGAATGGCTCAAGGAGGATATTCCTGTCCCCGACCTGGAAACCATCGTCCACGATGCCCTGAATTTCCCCTGTCCGCTGGTCAAGCTATCGGACGACCTGTATGTACTCGAGCTCTTCCACGGCCCCACGCTTTCCTTCAAAGATTTTGGGGCCCGCACCATGGCCCGCCTGATGCAGTATTTTCTGCGCCAGCGGGGCGAACGCCGCATCATCCTGGTAGCCACCTCGGGCGATACCGGTAGCGCCGTGGCCGATGGCTTCGCCGGGCAGGAAAACATCGAGGTGGTCTTGCTGTACCCCAAAGGCAAGGTGAGCGAGGTGCAGGAGCGCCAGCTCATCACCCAGCGCCCCGGCGTGCGCAGCTTTGCGGTGGAGGGCACCTTCGACGACTGCCAGCGCATGGTCAAGGAGGCCTTCGTAGACCCCGAACTCGCCCACCTGCCCCTGAGCAGCGCCAACTCCATCAACATTGGGCGCCTGCTCCCCCAGGCCCTCTACTACCTGTGGGCCGCTGCACAGCTTCACCGCCACACCCAGAACACAGGGGTGAATTTCTGCGTTCCCAGCGGCAACCTGGGCAACCTGATGGCCGGAATCCTGGCCGCACTGATGGGGCAGCCCGTCCACCGCTTCATCGCCGCCCACAACGACAACCACTTCTTCCCGGACTTTTTGCAAGGCAAGGCCGAAGCCTACCAGTTCCACCCCACCATTGCCACCCTTTCCAACGCCATGGACGTGGGCTCACCCAGCAACTTCGAGCGCCTGTACACCCTCCTGGGGCCGGAAAAGCTGCGGGCGTGGGTCTGGGGTACCACGGTCTCGAATGAAGCCACCCTCGAGCGCATGAAAAAAACCTACGAGGCCACTGGCTACATGGCCTGCCCCCATACCGCGGTGGGCCTGGAGGCCCAGGCCCGCTACCGCCAGCAAACCGCCGACCCCACCCCCCTCATCAGCCTGGCCTGCGCCCATCCGGCCAAGTTCCCCGATGTGGTGCTGAAAGCCCTGGGCCAGGAACCCCCCCGCGAGCCAGCGCTGCAAGCGCTTTATAGCCGTCCTACCAGCGTGCTGACCATCGGCCCCACCTTGCAGGCCCTCAAGAAGTTTTTGCACGAGCTTTGA
- a CDS encoding winged helix-turn-helix domain-containing protein, translated as MRLRTKFWLESESGNFMLGPGTLRLLLAVAEQGSLKAGARLVGLSYRTAWDRLKKAEEGLGFALLERFSGGERGGGSSLTSDALELVERYRRFMSSAQGVLEAHFAEAFEGWQEFKADMHNENKKTRK; from the coding sequence ATGCGGCTCAGGACGAAATTCTGGCTCGAGTCCGAATCGGGCAACTTTATGCTGGGCCCCGGCACCTTACGCTTACTACTGGCGGTGGCTGAGCAGGGCAGCCTCAAGGCTGGGGCCAGGCTGGTGGGGCTTAGTTACCGGACAGCATGGGATCGGCTAAAGAAAGCCGAGGAAGGCTTGGGGTTTGCTTTACTCGAGCGCTTTTCAGGGGGTGAAAGGGGGGGTGGCAGTTCCCTTACCAGCGATGCCCTAGAGCTGGTGGAGCGGTATCGGCGCTTTATGTCGAGCGCGCAGGGGGTGCTCGAGGCCCACTTTGCCGAGGCTTTCGAAGGCTGGCAGGAATTCAAAGCGGATATGCATAACGAAAATAAGAAAACCAGGAAATAG
- a CDS encoding DUF402 domain-containing protein produces MNYAIGQVVRIEFWKYPAHTLHYWWEAQVHETREGAVLVHMPLGFEFHHESKQRVLRVNHQAYVAFFVGRWYSGGPDLDAEGRVLEYYWNIQTPPRFEPDRIWQYDLEIDVKCKADHTCQTFDLEEFAAKAPLYPAEWVEQALRAVQQVEQHMRQGAWPVKPPGQVMGWLERL; encoded by the coding sequence ATGAACTACGCGATTGGACAGGTTGTGCGCATCGAATTCTGGAAATACCCGGCCCACACCCTGCACTACTGGTGGGAAGCCCAGGTTCACGAAACGCGCGAGGGCGCGGTGCTGGTGCACATGCCGCTGGGCTTTGAGTTTCACCACGAGAGCAAGCAGCGGGTGCTGCGGGTGAACCACCAGGCCTACGTCGCCTTTTTTGTGGGCCGTTGGTACTCGGGCGGCCCCGACCTGGATGCGGAGGGAAGGGTGCTCGAGTACTACTGGAACATCCAGACCCCCCCGCGCTTCGAGCCCGATCGCATCTGGCAGTACGACCTGGAAATAGATGTCAAGTGCAAGGCCGACCACACCTGCCAGACCTTCGACCTCGAGGAGTTCGCGGCCAAAGCCCCGCTTTACCCGGCTGAATGGGTGGAGCAGGCCCTGCGGGCGGTGCAGCAGGTTGAGCAGCACATGCGGCAGGGCGCATGGCCGGTGAAGCCTCCAGGGCAGGTGATGGGCTGGCTCGAGCGGCTCTAA
- a CDS encoding class I SAM-dependent methyltransferase codes for MKKPKTCRSCGSGELLLFLSLGRIPLSSILSSDQLATPEERRSIEVAFCRRCTLVQLVEGSLSTPPVVSAPQVGGVLEGLGHQLGPHTVVLALEGSSPIQLQEFVQAGAKVVWLEPNPERSKALAGQGIHVRPVPFGHSSAQALLEEGLQADVVLVNPLPAYSSDLNGLFENLAALLGSAGVAVVELPYVRALLEARHFEHFSHQQLNYFSVHAVCQLAHRHGLQLQNVEPLAAGYLRYFLGKAQHIGNSTRWYLEEERALGMTDATYYIEFTSHVVAVREALVALLTELRARGRRLAALGANIHSMALLNYVGLGREVIEFVVDPNIGTHGRYLAGVHIPIYGPKKLLEEQPDYLLLMGDPSSEVAREYQAYLQGGGKFIVAIPYPEILKASPQSTVPTSK; via the coding sequence ATGAAAAAACCTAAGACCTGTCGCTCGTGTGGCTCGGGTGAGCTACTGCTTTTTCTCAGCCTGGGCAGGATTCCCCTCTCGAGCATCCTGAGCAGCGATCAGCTGGCCACTCCGGAAGAACGCCGGAGCATCGAGGTCGCTTTTTGTAGACGCTGTACGCTGGTTCAACTCGTCGAGGGTAGCCTTTCCACACCCCCAGTGGTTTCAGCGCCTCAGGTGGGTGGGGTGCTCGAAGGGCTTGGCCACCAGCTTGGCCCGCACACCGTGGTTTTGGCCCTGGAAGGTAGTAGCCCTATTCAGTTACAAGAGTTCGTGCAGGCAGGAGCTAAAGTGGTTTGGCTCGAGCCCAACCCAGAACGAAGCAAAGCGCTTGCAGGTCAGGGTATCCACGTCCGACCAGTGCCTTTCGGTCACAGTAGCGCCCAAGCGTTACTCGAGGAGGGCCTACAAGCCGATGTAGTGCTGGTCAATCCACTGCCTGCTTATAGCAGCGATCTTAACGGACTATTCGAGAACCTGGCTGCTCTTCTTGGCAGCGCGGGCGTAGCGGTAGTCGAGCTACCTTATGTGCGGGCATTGCTCGAGGCGCGACATTTTGAGCATTTTTCGCACCAACAGCTCAACTACTTCTCGGTGCACGCCGTCTGTCAATTGGCTCACCGTCATGGCCTGCAGCTCCAAAACGTCGAACCCCTAGCAGCAGGCTACTTACGCTATTTCCTTGGCAAGGCCCAGCATATCGGAAATTCGACCCGCTGGTATCTGGAGGAGGAACGGGCACTAGGTATGACCGACGCCACCTACTACATCGAGTTCACCTCTCACGTAGTCGCAGTACGTGAAGCCCTGGTAGCCCTACTCACCGAGTTGCGTGCACGCGGGCGAAGGCTGGCCGCTCTAGGGGCCAACATTCATAGTATGGCCTTGCTCAATTATGTTGGACTGGGTCGCGAGGTAATCGAGTTTGTGGTAGACCCCAACATTGGCACACATGGGCGCTATTTGGCCGGGGTACATATCCCCATCTATGGGCCCAAAAAGCTGCTGGAGGAGCAGCCCGACTACTTACTCTTAATGGGCGACCCATCCAGCGAAGTAGCCAGAGAGTACCAAGCCTACCTGCAAGGCGGAGGCAAGTTCATCGTTGCCATACCCTATCCCGAGATCCTGAAGGCTTCGCCCCAAAGCACAGTTCCTACCAGCAAGTAG